The genomic stretch gggccaacaggaacctcatgaagttcaacaaggggaaggtGCAAAGTCCTGTCCTTGGGGATGAACAAgcccaggcaccaggacatgctggggGGTGACCAGCTGGCAAGCAGCTTGGCAAagaaggccctgggggtcctgggggacaccaagttgaccagcagccagcaatgtgcccttggggcacagtgaaggccaacagcgttctgggctgcattaggaggaacgttgccagcaggtcaagcgTGCTGATCCttgccctctgctcagcactggtgaggccacccctggagtgctgggtcctgtgctgcgctccccagtacaagagagacagggacatactggagagagacCAACGAAGGGCCACCAAGCGccctggagcatctctcatatgaagagaagctgagagagctggggctgttcaacCTGCAGAAGGGAAGGCTCATGGGGGAGCTTATCAATGTGTGTCAACACCTGATgtggggagtaaagaagatggagccaggctcttctcggtggtgcccagtgccgggaccagaggcaatgggcatgaaCAGAAACActggaggttccctctgaacatcaggaaagagTTTTTTCAATGTGAGGGTGACCCATCCCTGGCACAAGTCATCCAGGGATGTtctggagcctccatccttggaggtattcaaaagacatggtcctgggcaaggAGCTCTCGGttgaggttggaccagatgacctccagaggtgcctccaatctcaaccgttctgtgatccTGTGGAAATATTCCTCCACCAGGATTATTTAGAGTTCCTTCGGGTCTCTCTCCAGGCTTTCTTTTGGGGACTCTTGCAGTTCCCACACTCACGGGAGAGTTTCTGGGAGGCTTCGCTCCCACCAGAGGGGAAGTTTGATTCCCCAGCGAGGGGGAAATGTCCCCATGGCTTCTAAGGGCAAGGGACCAAAAACGAGAAGCAGGGTGCCTGATCAGGCCACGGCTGGAGGAAGGTCTCTCGGAGGCGGGTGTGATGTGGCTGCATGACACGCACTTCTGGAGATGTCCTGCAGCTCCTCTGACTCAAGAGTGTTTCCAGGCTCTCCCGCATGGCCTCGCTCCATTCCCAAACTTAACATTTAAGGTGGAATTAGCAAATTAACCCCAGctttaagaagcagaaaaaccCATTCCATGTTTTCCTGGAATTTGTACTGCTTTCGGTTTTGCTTTCAGCCTTTCTCCGCCTCTCGTGTGCCTCAGGAAGGATGTGAGGTCAGGTTTGGCCCCGGCACCTTCCGACCCCACCATCCCCGCTGCATTTCCCACAGCCCTTGGCGGAGGTGCCAGCAGCCCGGCTCTGTCACCGGCTCCGTCCCAGAGGAAACaatgggaagcagcagcagcctggtgaGGATTCTCCCATCTCCCCACCCCTTTGGGGGCACCGGCCCGCGCCGCGGTCACaccggggcagggagagggatgaTGAACAGGGCTTGTCCTGGGAGGTCTCCAGCTCAAAGAAGGTGGGAAGGACGGGTGACTTTTGTCCCAGACACGCCCTTGTGCCTGGCAGGAGCCATCACGGGCAGGGTCTGGTGGCAGGGTGGGACGCTGTCCTCTGCGCATGGGCAGGATGGCACGAGCATGGCGCTGACACCCCGTTTCTGTTCCTCTCTCCTTGCAGGCGTTGTCCCCTTTAGTAAGTAGGAGCTTGGCGAGACCTCCGCTGGCAGCAGGGGAGCTCGGGGGCGTTGGGGGCGATGGGGCTGGTTCTGCCGCCTCCTCACCTTCCCTCCCTGGTGTGTttggcagagggagcagcaggcGCTCCAGTTTCTGTTCTCCAAGAGCATCCCCAACTGTGGGGAGGTCTTCGAGGAGGTGTTGGAGAGCAAGTTGCAGCCTGGGGACATCTTGCTCTTCCCCTTGGACATCTCCTCTGTCAGCGGCAGCAGCTTCAAACACGCGGCCGTCTACTGCGGGGAGGGAGAGGTCATACACTTCCAGAGTAAGCGCCCGACCCCCTGCTCCCGTTTGGGACGTGGCGGTGGCCAaaggcggccggcggcgcggtgGCTGGGCCAGGGCAATGGGTGGCTCTCGCTTTTCCAGACACGTGCTCTAGGGGGAACAGTGGTCGGATCAGCAAGGAAGGCTTCAGAGCCatgaaaaaggagagggggaaatgcCAGATTTACCGAAAAAAAGGCAGGATCGACCTCAATGGCTTCCACAGTAAAGTCAAGGACGCGATGAACAGCGAAGCCAAGTATTACCCTGGCAAAAACAACTGCATCCACTTCGCCCTCTACCTCCTGGGCTTGGTGGACTTCTACATGGATCTGGTGAGCACGGAGCTGGGCATCACGGCCGCGGTGGGACGGGTCCTGCACCCACACCCAGCCCTGCGTTTGCATCCTGACCCGATTGCCCCTGGGGCTGGCCCATGGGCAGTGGGGACAGCGGTGGGGACAGTGGTGGGGACAGCCGAGCCCCTGCTCATGGACAGCTTTCTCCTGCAGGTGGAAATCCAAAACGAAGGTGGCAGCTGCAGCGGTGGGGCTGTGAGTATCCCCAGGGTCAGTCCTCcccagcagggctgtggggtccccGGGAGGGCTGTGGGGTCCCCAAGAGGGCTGGGGTCTCCAGGAGAggtggggtccctgggagggATGTAAGGTCCCCAAGAGGGCTGGGGTCTCCAGGAGAGGTGGGGTCACTGGGAGGGATGTAAGGTCCCCAAGAGGGCTGGGGTCTCCAGGAGAggtggggtccctgggagggATGTAAGGTCCCCAAGAGGGCTGGGGTCTCCAGGAGAggtggggtccctgggagggATGTAAGGTCCCCAAGAGGCTGGGGTCTCCAGGAGAGGTGGGGTCGCTGGGAGGGATGTAAGGTCCCCAAGAGGGCTGGGGTCTCCAGGAGAggtggggtccctgggagggATGTAAGGTCCCCAAGAGGGCTGGGGTCTCCAGGAGAggtggggtccctgggagggATGTAAGGTCCCCAAGAGGCTGGGGTCTCCGGGGTCCCTGGGAGGGATGTAAGGTCCCCAAGAGGGCTGGGATCTCCAGGAGCGTTGGGGTCCCCAAACATGACTGGGGTCTCCAGGAGAGCTGTGGGGTCCCCAAGGATGTCTGCGACCCAAGCAGGGCCGGGATCCCCAGGAGGGCtgtggggtccctgggagggCTGGGGTTCGCAGGGGCTGGTGTCCCCGGGAGGACTGTGGGTCCCGAGGAGGACTGGGTCCCCAGGAGGGACGGGGTTACCGGGAGGGCTGTGGGGTCCCCGGGACGGCGGGGGTCCTGAGAGAGGGCTGGGGTCCCTCAGAGGGCTGTGGGGTCTGGGAGGGCTGGGGTCCTTAAAAGGGCTGGGGTCTCTGGGAGGGGTTGGCGTCCACAAACAGGGTTGGGGTCCCTGGGAGCCCTGTGGGGTCTTCAAAGAGGGTTGGGGTCTCCAAAGTGGTCTGGGGTCCCCGGGAGGCCTGCGGGCTCCCCAGGagggctgggctccagctgccagTGCTGGCAGGGGACCCATCCACATGGAGCGggaaaggcagggcagggggtcGGGGGACCGTCTCCCGCTGTCTGGGCCACCTGCAGCCCACCCACCCCGGCGTTGCAGAGGAGCAGCCACGTGGTGTGAGGGGTGGCAGCCGCCGCATCCTCCCCAGGACGATCCCCCCACGATCCACAGAGGAGCCTCAGCATCACCCTGCGCACCCCAACGCCTCGTCCCAGGGAAGGACcgtttttgggggggagggtagtggggtgtttgctttctgcttgcTGGAGTTTAATTGCCGTGCATtgattaaatgctttattaaattTTGCTACCTGAAATGTGCCCGTTTTCCCTCGCTGTCTCACTCCCGTGTGACAGGGTGAGAGAGCTGCCCGGCTGGCAAccagcctccttcctcctcactctcttcccctccagcgtggggtcccacccacgggagacagtcctccaccaacttctccaacgtgggtccttcccacaggctccAGGTCTTCACAAACTGCTCTGCCGTGGTCACCTCTGCaaagggtcacaagtcctgccagaagaccaGCTCCAGCACGAGCTCCTCTCTAAGGGGTCTCAGGTCCTACCAGGAGCCTGCTGGGATGGGCTTTTTGGGGGTCTCTCCCAAGGTCTTGGGGCTCCCCATGGGTCGCACTAGCCATGCTAGTGGGGTGGGAGACCACTGCAGCCCAGGTGCCACAGACCTGTGACTTCGCAGGAGCCATACCAGCACCTTGGCAATGACACCAACCTCTGCCTTGGGTGCCAGGTGGAAGTAGAGTTGCGCCACGGCCACCACCACCTGTGGGGACATACCTGAGCGTCACCTGCTAAGCATGAGGACACCCTGGGAGATGGCTGTGTCCCCAGCATCCCACTTGGCAGCAACTGGAGGAAGCCCATCCCTGGAGAGGCCCATCCCTGGGTCCCTCAAGCACCCTGGTGGCTCCTTGGCCGGTGACGACATCATGAGCCCAGGCTGCTGGACACCACCTGTGGCCTCCCGGGAGGGACaggcctggggcagggggctcaCCGCGGCATTGCGGCTCTGCAGCAGGGGCTTGGTGTTGTGCAGGAGCAGGCGGTGGTCGGGGTCCATGACGTAGGGCTTGCGCTTGGCCAATGAGGCCGCCTCTGCCTTGGCGTCCTTGGCGTCCTCCTCCTTGGAGCCGTAGAAAGCCTTCTCGGTAgtctcctccagcaaggactcctACCAGCAGGTGGGACCACTCGTATCCCCCCAACAGCACCCTCCTTCACCCCACCTCTCCCTGGCATGAACCAGGGCTCCCAGGCACCCCGAGGCTCCCGCACTCACGTTCCGGTCGGGGCTGAGGAACTGGGTGCGCGCATAGCGGGTCAAAGTGTGGATGATGACCACCTGCACTCCACGTCGATGAGCAGGTTGCAGAGCTTGAGGTAGCTCTTGTGGATGAGGTCGATGCGCTCCGGGCAGACCTCCTCGAATGCCATCACCACGCTGCTGGCCACCAACTGGGGAGGAAAAGCCTGGGGTGACTCACCACTGGCATCCCCCTGCATATGCTGGTTTGGTGGGGATGGTGGCATCCCCGTGAGGATGTGGTCCCCAAACAGGACTGGGGTCCCTAGGAGCCCTGCAGGGTCCCCAGAAAGGGTTGGGGTCTCCAAAGGGGTTGGGGTCCCCAGGagggctgggctccagctgccagTGCTGGCAGGGGACCCATCCGCACGGGGCAGGGGGTCAGGGGTTGCTTTCCACTTGCTGGAGCTTAATCGCCATggattaattatatttattaaattttgcTATCTGAAATGCGCCCTCGCAGCCTCACTCCTGCATGATGGGGTGAGAGAGCTGCCTGGCTGGCAACCAGCCTCTCAGGGCTTGTTAGGTGAGAAGACAAATAATAACTGAAATATCTGCCAATATCAGTAACTacctgtgaagaagaaaaaaaccaaaaaaactataACAATATCTATAATAATATCTATAATAAGAAGAAATAACATAAtttaatacaatacaatacaatgcataatatataatatatatcatATATCATGCATCATACATCATATATAATATACTATCTACCATATACTATATAATGTGTGATGTATAATATATAATGTAATACGATAGAATATAGAATATAGAATACAGAACAGAATGTAGTATAACATATAACATATATAACAATG from Calonectris borealis chromosome 11, bCalBor7.hap1.2, whole genome shotgun sequence encodes the following:
- the LOC142086489 gene encoding uncharacterized protein LOC142086489, whose amino-acid sequence is MATCFEVLQHDLTGARGRWGRWGWFCRLLTFPPWCVWQREQQALQFLFSKSIPNCGEVFEEVLESKLQPGDILLFPLDISSVSGSSFKHAAVYCGEGEVIHFQNTCSRGNSGRISKEGFRAMKKERGKCQIYRKKGRIDLNGFHSKVKDAMNSEAKYYPGKNNCIHFALYLLGLVDFYMDLVEIQNEGGSCSGGARSSHVV